One Beggiatoa leptomitoformis DNA segment encodes these proteins:
- a CDS encoding PAS domain S-box protein translates to MSFFTVFTSPPTRRHLLAFQTLLFLLLSTSWLLSFIHWEQPYQWLMITCLSSVIALHLLLGYWIRQEHGNTHILKLIQQDTLDTLFESENRFQAIFENAPIGVTLVDNKTHHFLQANNAICQMLGYSREELLSKTIFDITHPEDIELNRQLFETISPPHPIIIGEKRYLHKTGHTIWAAISSSLPPNSSYRITHIQDITERKQAEVALRESENRFRKAFENAPIGMTLTGLDRLIQQANNSFCMMLGYPANRVIGKNEADFTHAEDNNGGQQWVMQVLEYSISPHPLEKRYVHRDGHIVWAAISSTLQRDINGKPVYLITQVVNITEQKKAEAEIKRLNIELEQRVARRTAELSLISQILSLFIRSNESPLVFETMLQRILELTESEFGFIADVVYDTIGQPYLKCHAIGYLIKQNELSAHFQPLALAGHQIRKLDNPLGLVIQQGERMIINEYATEADEFPRHYPPVHNFLGLPLYRGEHLIGMLGLHNRITNYSEELADSLEPIISTFSQLIEAFHNEQKRQRAEEALRKNQQFLQTLIDSLPVAVFVRDIRDCGFEFVAWNKACEQFFGFNAETVLGKMAHDCMPITLANKLTQSDEIVLDYGQALEIAETQIDSPNLGHRILQPVKVPIFDEQHNPLYILCIAEDITIRKHAEESIAQKTAILEATLENMGQGILMVDKQWRLVAYNQRVIELLKFPAEFLKHRPNFAEIVRNWNEHHGIKEHLLQDTELNTQQMDSFTIEMPIIGDRVIEMGHFPIVDGGFVRTFTDITEHKQIEESLRQAKNQAEAANRAKSAFLANMSHELRTPMNAILGFSQLMQRDPHITPNLQENLEIINRSGEHLLALINDVLAMSKIEAGRMMLNEQNFDLYHLLDGLHDLFHLQAINKDLNVIFQIADNIPHYIRTDENKLRQVLINLLGNAIKFTNQGDITLTVSHVNAPATNNKARLHFQVKDTGPGIAKHEITHLFKAFGQTSTGQQAQEGTGLGLRISQEFVRLMEGEITVESWLGQGTIFSFEINVTLIDASDVPFKETTRRIIGLAPEQPVYRLLVVEDRWENRELICRLLEPLGFAVQKAANGQEAVAIWAKWQPHLIWMDIRMPVMDGVAATRSIKARKTAQQTIIIALTAGAFEEERAAMLEAGCDDFVTKPFREEIIFEKLAQYLGVKYRYAEQGVTPSRDNQATTAQLGTLYDLPVMMQAALQDALYSVDLDQLDTLLTTLNDTHPQLSTVLRECIDNFEYERVLAVLKTPLPDSLPR, encoded by the coding sequence ATGTCTTTTTTCACTGTCTTTACCTCACCACCTACCCGTCGCCATCTGCTTGCCTTTCAAACACTACTTTTTTTACTCTTAAGCACTAGCTGGTTACTCAGCTTTATACACTGGGAACAACCCTATCAATGGTTAATGATAACCTGCCTAAGCAGTGTCATTGCCTTGCACCTCTTGCTCGGATATTGGATTAGACAAGAGCATGGCAACACACATATTCTCAAACTTATCCAACAAGATACCCTAGATACCTTATTCGAAAGTGAAAATCGTTTTCAGGCAATTTTTGAAAACGCGCCGATTGGCGTTACGTTAGTTGACAACAAAACGCACCATTTTCTACAAGCAAACAATGCAATTTGTCAAATGCTGGGCTATTCCAGAGAAGAACTACTAAGCAAAACTATTTTTGATATTACCCATCCCGAAGATATAGAACTCAATCGACAACTCTTTGAAACCATATCCCCGCCACACCCTATCATTATTGGCGAAAAACGATATTTACATAAAACAGGACATACCATTTGGGCAGCTATCAGCTCCTCTTTACCCCCCAATAGCAGCTATAGAATCACCCATATTCAAGATATTACCGAACGCAAACAAGCCGAAGTTGCCCTACGTGAAAGTGAAAACCGCTTTCGTAAAGCCTTTGAAAACGCCCCCATCGGCATGACACTAACGGGGCTAGACCGTCTAATTCAACAAGCTAACAACAGCTTTTGTATGATGCTTGGTTATCCCGCTAACCGTGTTATTGGCAAAAACGAAGCCGATTTTACACATGCCGAAGACAACAACGGTGGACAACAATGGGTTATGCAAGTCTTAGAATATAGCATCAGTCCACACCCACTAGAAAAACGCTATGTACATCGGGATGGGCATATTGTCTGGGCAGCAATTAGCTCCACGTTACAACGCGATATTAATGGCAAACCCGTTTATTTAATTACCCAAGTTGTCAATATTACCGAACAGAAAAAAGCCGAAGCAGAGATTAAACGACTAAATATAGAGCTAGAACAAAGGGTTGCTAGAAGAACGGCAGAACTTTCCCTTATCAGTCAAATACTTTCCCTATTCATTCGCAGCAATGAATCACCGCTGGTTTTTGAAACCATGCTCCAACGCATTTTAGAACTCACAGAAAGCGAATTTGGTTTTATTGCAGATGTCGTCTATGACACGATTGGACAACCCTATTTAAAATGCCATGCCATAGGCTACCTGATTAAACAAAATGAACTATCAGCCCATTTTCAACCGCTTGCTTTAGCCGGGCATCAAATCCGCAAGTTAGACAATCCATTAGGATTAGTCATCCAACAAGGCGAACGGATGATTATCAACGAATACGCGACAGAAGCTGATGAATTTCCACGTCATTACCCCCCCGTTCACAACTTTTTAGGCTTACCCCTCTATCGCGGTGAACATCTCATCGGCATGTTAGGGCTACACAATCGCATAACAAACTACAGCGAAGAACTCGCCGACAGCTTAGAACCGATTATCAGCACCTTTAGCCAATTAATAGAAGCCTTTCACAACGAACAAAAACGTCAACGAGCCGAAGAAGCCCTAAGAAAAAATCAACAATTTTTACAAACCTTAATAGACAGCCTACCCGTCGCCGTTTTTGTTCGCGATATTCGTGATTGTGGTTTTGAATTTGTTGCGTGGAATAAAGCCTGTGAACAATTTTTTGGATTTAACGCAGAAACCGTGCTAGGCAAAATGGCACACGATTGTATGCCCATCACACTCGCCAACAAATTAACACAAAGCGATGAAATTGTACTAGATTATGGTCAAGCCCTAGAAATTGCTGAAACCCAAATAGACAGCCCCAATTTAGGACATCGAATTTTACAACCTGTCAAAGTTCCTATTTTTGATGAACAGCATAACCCCTTATATATACTCTGTATTGCAGAAGATATTACCATTCGTAAACACGCCGAAGAAAGCATTGCACAAAAAACCGCCATTTTAGAAGCGACCTTAGAAAACATGGGACAAGGTATTTTAATGGTGGATAAGCAATGGCGACTAGTTGCTTATAATCAACGTGTTATTGAACTGCTCAAATTTCCCGCCGAATTTTTAAAACATCGCCCAAATTTTGCCGAGATTGTGCGTAACTGGAACGAACACCACGGCATAAAAGAACACCTCTTACAAGATACCGAACTCAACACTCAACAAATGGACAGTTTTACGATAGAAATGCCCATTATTGGCGACAGAGTGATAGAAATGGGACATTTTCCTATTGTGGATGGCGGATTTGTACGCACCTTTACCGACATCACTGAACACAAACAAATTGAAGAATCCCTGCGACAAGCTAAAAACCAAGCAGAAGCGGCAAATCGAGCAAAAAGTGCCTTTTTAGCCAATATGAGCCATGAATTACGCACCCCCATGAATGCCATTCTCGGCTTCTCACAACTCATGCAACGTGACCCCCACATCACCCCAAACCTACAAGAAAATTTAGAAATTATTAATCGCAGTGGAGAACACCTACTTGCTTTAATCAATGATGTACTAGCCATGTCAAAGATTGAAGCAGGACGAATGATGTTAAACGAACAAAACTTCGATTTATACCACCTGCTAGATGGACTACACGACCTATTCCATTTACAAGCCATTAATAAAGATTTAAACGTTATATTTCAAATAGCTGACAACATACCGCATTATATTCGTACCGATGAAAATAAACTCCGTCAAGTGCTAATCAACCTACTCGGAAATGCAATTAAATTTACCAATCAAGGGGATATTACCCTAACCGTTTCTCATGTCAACGCACCCGCAACCAACAACAAAGCCCGTTTACACTTTCAAGTGAAAGACACAGGACCGGGTATTGCCAAACACGAAATTACACACCTATTTAAGGCGTTTGGACAAACCAGCACAGGACAACAAGCACAAGAGGGAACGGGTTTAGGTCTGCGTATCAGCCAAGAATTTGTCCGTTTGATGGAAGGGGAAATCACCGTAGAAAGCTGGCTTGGACAAGGCACAATATTTTCCTTTGAAATCAATGTAACCCTAATTGATGCCAGCGATGTTCCCTTTAAGGAAACCACACGCCGTATTATAGGGCTTGCACCCGAACAACCCGTTTACCGTCTGCTAGTGGTAGAAGACCGCTGGGAAAATCGTGAACTTATCTGTCGTTTACTTGAACCACTGGGTTTTGCCGTACAAAAAGCGGCTAATGGACAAGAAGCCGTGGCTATTTGGGCAAAATGGCAACCGCATTTAATTTGGATGGATATTCGTATGCCTGTGATGGATGGTGTTGCAGCAACGCGCAGTATTAAAGCCCGTAAAACCGCCCAACAAACCATTATCATCGCCTTAACCGCAGGGGCATTTGAAGAAGAACGTGCTGCAATGTTAGAAGCAGGTTGTGATGATTTTGTCACCAAACCCTTTAGGGAAGAAATTATTTTTGAAAAATTAGCCCAATACTTGGGAGTAAAATATCGCTACGCTGAACAAGGTGTTACGCCTTCTCGGGATAATCAAGCAACAACTGCGCAACTAGGAACGCTATACGATTTACCCGTGATGATGCAAGCCGCCTTACAAGATGCACTGTATAGCGTGGATTTAGACCAATTAGATACATTACTGACCACGCTCAATGACACCCATCCGCAACTGTCAACTGTCTTAAGAGAATGCATTGATAATTTTGAATATGAAAGAGTTTTAGCCGTATTAAAAACACCACTCCCCGATTCCCTACCCCGCTAG
- a CDS encoding hydroxymethylglutaryl-CoA lyase, with protein MSLPTFVKLVEVGARDGLQNESQFVPTAQKIEFINRLSATGLSVIEVTSFVSPKWVPQMRDNTAVLTGITHQQGISYPVLTPNLQGFDMAVAAGATDVAIFAAASESFSQKNINCSIQESLARFNPLCQRAQQENIRVRGYVSCVLGCPYEGTISPQAVAEVATRLYDMGCYEISLGDTIGTGTPTKACQMLEAVATQIPLSQLAAHFHDTYGQALANLYAALTMGISVIDSSVAGLGGCPYAKGASGNVATEDVLYMLNGLGIETGVNLTALCQAGQFISHYLQRPSRAKVATALCITDYPNQNA; from the coding sequence ATGTCATTACCTACATTTGTTAAGTTAGTAGAGGTTGGAGCGCGTGATGGGTTACAAAATGAATCCCAATTTGTACCAACTGCGCAAAAAATTGAATTTATCAACCGTCTCAGCGCGACTGGGTTATCTGTTATTGAAGTAACCAGCTTTGTTTCCCCCAAATGGGTACCACAAATGCGTGATAATACCGCTGTTTTAACAGGAATAACGCATCAACAAGGCATCAGCTATCCTGTTTTAACCCCAAATTTACAAGGATTTGACATGGCTGTTGCGGCGGGTGCAACCGATGTCGCCATTTTTGCGGCAGCTTCTGAAAGTTTTTCACAAAAAAATATTAACTGCTCAATTCAAGAAAGCCTCGCGCGTTTTAACCCCCTTTGTCAACGCGCCCAACAAGAAAATATTCGGGTGCGCGGTTATGTCTCTTGCGTGTTAGGCTGTCCTTATGAAGGAACCATATCCCCTCAAGCCGTTGCAGAAGTCGCTACGCGCTTATATGACATGGGTTGTTATGAAATCTCATTAGGCGACACCATAGGCACAGGCACGCCCACAAAAGCCTGTCAAATGCTAGAAGCCGTTGCGACACAGATACCCTTATCACAACTGGCTGCCCATTTTCATGATACTTATGGACAAGCCCTTGCCAATTTATACGCCGCATTAACCATGGGAATCAGCGTTATAGACAGCTCAGTTGCAGGATTAGGTGGCTGTCCGTATGCAAAAGGAGCATCGGGCAATGTTGCAACAGAAGATGTTTTATACATGCTCAATGGCTTAGGGATTGAAACAGGCGTAAATTTAACCGCCTTGTGTCAAGCAGGACAATTTATTAGCCATTATTTGCAACGCCCCTCACGCGCTAAAGTCGCAACCGCTTTGTGTATAACCGATTATCCAAATCAAAACGCTTAA